The following coding sequences are from one Sciurus carolinensis chromosome 11, mSciCar1.2, whole genome shotgun sequence window:
- the LOC124960163 gene encoding mas-related G-protein coupled receptor member X2-like codes for MDPTIPALWTEITIMNGSDQPPPQECSQEKLIMRSLTFIIATVGLAGNAAVIWLLYFCICRNAFSIYVLNLAGADFFFLCCHIIGSLVTFINFFHSFSISVPEFLNTVMIFYYIAGLSMLSSISTERCLSVLCPVWYRYHRPRHMSTITCALLWALSLLLSILEGDYCGFLLRDSDNARCQAFDFIIAAWLIILVVILLFSSLVLLVRILCSSRQMLLTRLYVTILLTALVFFLLAVPLGIYWFLLFWFHNDISPLPCSFFLMALAMSCVNSSANPIIYFFVGSFRQRQKQTLKLVLQRALQDSYSCPQQSLEMSEVTSCSH; via the coding sequence ATGGATCCAACCATTCCAGCCTTGTGGACTGAAATCACAATAATGAATGGAAGTGACCAACCTCCTCCTCAAGAGTGCAGCCAGGAGAAACTTATCATGCGTTCGCTGACTTTCATCATTGCCACGGTTGGGCTGGCCGGAAATGCGGCTGTTATCTGGCTCCTGTACTTCTGCATATGCAGGAACGCCTTCTCCATCTACGTTCTCAACCTGGCTGGGGCTGACTTCTTCTTCCTCTGCTGCCACATTATAGGATCGCTGGTGACATTTATcaacttctttcattcattctcaaTCTCGGTCCCAGAATTCTTAAACACTGTAATGATCTTTTATTACATTGCAGGCCTGAGCATGCTCAGCTCCATTAGCACTGAACGTTGTCTTTCCGTCTTGTGCCCCGTCTGGTATCGCTACCATCGACCGAGACACATGTCAACTATCACGTGTGCTCTACTCTGGGCCCTGTCCCTGCTGCTGAGCATCCTGGAAGGGGACTATTGTGGTTTTTTGTTGAGGGATTCTGACAATGCTAGGTGTCAGGCGTTTGATTTCATCATTGCTGCATGGTTGATTATCTTAGTTGTGATTCTCCTTTTTTCCAGTCTAGTGCTATTAGTCAGAATCCTCTGTAGCTCCAGGCAAATGCTGCTGACGAGGCTCTACGTGACCATCCTGCTCACTGCCCTGGTTTTCTTCCTCCTGGCAGTGCCCTTGGGTATTTACTGGTTCCTACTATTTTGGTTTCATAATGATATTAGTCCGTTACCTTGTAGTTTTTTCCTGATGGCACTTGCCATGTCCTGTGTTAACAGCTCTGCCAACCCcatcatttacttttttgttggCTCCTTTAGGCAGCGGCAGAAGCAGACCCTCAAGCTGGTTCTCCAGCGGGCCCTGCAGGACTCCTACAGCTGTCCTCAGCAATCCCTGGAGATGTCAGAAGTAACATCGTGTAGCCACTGA